From Lolium perenne isolate Kyuss_39 chromosome 5, Kyuss_2.0, whole genome shotgun sequence, a single genomic window includes:
- the LOC127299535 gene encoding putative pumilio homolog 7, chloroplastic, with amino-acid sequence MKLDREMEMLLDEIPLLHHGDLLGCGETAAVVADGADFDFDFSYLIQELGEMGFVDDDDEEEDENGDFSSFLYPRKASSSPTSNLHFMDAENFVASRPFSTDRRREMSLFDPFPFSSTCFDAAATEDWDFQAAPAVRSRPCKTSRPRKVTSPKKAGAAAKPSKYESLVGLRGYMYHVAKDQHGCRFLQQRLDDGKREVDFIFNGVARHAVDLMVNPFGNYLMQKLLAVCHEEQRMGIVLTLTKEPLVLVRISLNVHGTRAVQKLIESLRTKEEIQLVVAALRPGFLELIKDPNGNHVVQKCLQSFGADDNKPIFDAAAIYCLDIGMQCHGCCVLQRCIARSTSEHKERLVAAIARNGFELAQDAYGNYVVQYVIELKVAAANASLAQQFEGKYVQLSMQKFSSNVVEKCLKVFKDADKANIILELLAAPHFERLLQHPYANYVVYAALQNSKGALHSALTNAMRPHVELLRTSPYCKRIYSRALLKK; translated from the exons ATGAAGCTTGACAGGGAGATGGAGATGCTCCTGGACGAGATCCCCCTCCTCCACCACGGCGACCTCCTCGGCTGCGGCGAGACAGCCGCCGTGGTGGCCGACGGCGCCGActtcgacttcgacttctcctacCTCATCCAAGAGCTCGGCGAGATGGgcttcgtcgacgacgacgacgaggaggaagacgagaacGGTGATTTCTCCAGCTTTCTTTACCCCAGGAAGGCCAGCTCGTCCCCGACGAGCAACCTCCATTTCATGGACGCCGAGAACTTCGTGGCGTCGCGCCCCTTCTCCACGGACAGACGCCGCGAGATGTCCCTGTTCGATCCGTTCCCCTTCTCCAGCACCTGCTTCGACGCCGCCGCGACCGAAGACTGGGACTTTCAGGCTGCGCCGGCGGTGAGGTCCCGGCCGTGCAAGACGTCGAGGCCGAGGAAGGTGACGAGCCCCAAGAAGGCCGGCGCGGCGGCGAAGCCGTCCAAGTACGAGAGCCTCGTCGGGCTGCGCGGGTACATGTACCACGTCGCCAAGGACCAGCACGGATGCCGGTTCCTGCAGCAGCGCCTCGACGACGGCAAGCGCGAGGTCGACTTCATCTTCAACGGCGTCGCACGCCACGCCGTGGACCTCATGGTGAACCCGTTCGGGAACTACCTCATGCAGAAGCTGCTCGCCGTCTGCCACGAAGAGCAGAGGATGGGCATCGTGCTCACACTCACCAAGGAACCCTTGGTGCTCGTCAGGATCTCCCTCAATGTACATGG GACTAGGGCAGTGCAGAAGCTGATTGAGAGCCTCAGGACAAAGGAGGAGATTCAGCTCGTCGTCGCCGCACTGCGCCCCGGGTTCTTGGAGCTCATCAAGGATCCTAATGGCAACCATGTCGTGCAGAAGTGTCTGCAGTCGTTCGGGGCTGATGATAACAAG CCGATCTTCGATGCTGCTGCGATTTATTGCCTCGATATTGGGATGCAATGCCATGGTTGCTGCGTCCTGCAACGTTGCATTGCGCGTTCGACCAGCGAGCACAAGGAGAGGCTGGTTGCTGCAATTGCTCGGAATGGGTTCGAACTTGCCCAAGATGCCTATGG AAATTATGTTGTTCAGTATGTGATAGAACTAAAGGTTGCTGCTGCAAATGCAAGTCTAGCACAACAGTTTGAAGGCAAGTACGTCCAGCTCTCCATGCAGAAGTTCAGCAGCAACGTTGTCGAGAAATGCCTCAAGGTTTTCAAGGATGCTGACAAGGCCAATATCATCCTAGAGCTCCTCGCCGCGCCGCACTTCGAGCGGTTGCTTCAGCACCCTTACGCAAACTATGTGGTCTATGCAGCTCTTCAGAATTCCAAG GGCGCTCTCCACTCTGCGCTGACGAACGCCATGCGGCCTCATGTGGAACTACTCAGAACCAGCCCATACTGCAAGAGGATCTACTCTCGAGCTTTACTGAAGAAGTGA